One part of the Candidatus Tanganyikabacteria bacterium genome encodes these proteins:
- a CDS encoding GDP-mannose 4,6-dehydratase → MTEDRFWRDRPVLVTGATGLVGSWTVKALLDRGADPVCLVRDWVPQSELVRSGDLERVRVVRGDLADQAELERILGEYEVDTVLHLAAQTIVGVANRNPVGTFDSNIGGTWRLLEACRRSPAVRQIVVASSDKAYGDQERLPYDEETPLQGRHPYDVSKSCADLVAQSYATTFSSPVCITRCGNFYGGGDLNWSRIVPGTIRSALRGERPIIRSDGTFVRDYFYVRDGAESYLHLAQKLAENADLRGEAFNFSNELQITVLDLTRQILDLMGLGAELPPVVLGEARHEIQHQYLSAAKARRMLDWSPSWTLAAGLRETIDWYREFFSAAPRAAVVER, encoded by the coding sequence ATGACCGAAGACCGCTTCTGGCGCGATCGGCCGGTCCTCGTGACCGGCGCGACCGGCCTGGTGGGCTCCTGGACCGTCAAGGCCCTGCTGGACCGCGGGGCCGATCCGGTGTGCCTGGTGCGCGACTGGGTACCGCAGTCGGAACTCGTGCGGTCGGGCGATCTCGAGCGCGTGCGGGTCGTGCGCGGCGACCTGGCCGATCAGGCCGAACTCGAGCGCATCCTCGGCGAGTACGAGGTGGACACGGTCCTGCACCTGGCCGCCCAGACGATCGTGGGCGTGGCCAACCGCAACCCGGTCGGGACCTTCGACTCGAACATCGGCGGGACGTGGCGGCTGCTCGAGGCTTGCCGGCGCTCGCCGGCAGTCAGGCAGATCGTCGTGGCGTCGTCGGACAAGGCCTACGGCGACCAGGAGCGACTGCCGTACGACGAGGAGACGCCCCTCCAGGGGCGGCATCCCTACGACGTCAGCAAGTCCTGCGCCGATCTCGTCGCGCAGAGCTACGCCACGACGTTCTCCAGCCCCGTCTGCATCACGCGCTGCGGCAACTTCTACGGCGGCGGCGACCTCAACTGGAGCCGCATCGTGCCGGGTACTATCCGCTCGGCATTGCGGGGCGAACGGCCGATCATCCGCTCGGACGGGACGTTCGTGCGCGACTACTTCTACGTGCGCGACGGGGCCGAGAGCTACCTGCACCTCGCGCAAAAGCTCGCCGAGAATGCCGACCTGCGCGGCGAAGCGTTCAACTTCTCCAACGAGCTCCAGATCACCGTCCTGGATCTGACCCGGCAGATCCTGGATCTGATGGGCCTCGGGGCCGAGTTGCCGCCGGTGGTCCTGGGCGAGGCCCGCCACGAGATCCAGCACCAGTACCTCTCGGCGGCCAAGGCAAGGCGGATGCTGGACTGGAGCCCGTCCTGGACGCTGGCCGCGGGATTGCGCGAGACCATCGACTGGTACCGCGAATTCTTCTCGGCTGCGCCGCGGGCGGCCGTGGTGGAACGCTGA
- the rfbF gene encoding glucose-1-phosphate cytidylyltransferase, translated as MKTIILAGGLGTRLSEETVSRPKPMIEIGGMPILWHIMQVYAAHGFREFCVALGYKGHVIKEFFLDYYRHSNDLTVDLATGEVMTHRRQTLDWRVSLVDTGQETQTGGRIRRMRAHVGGETFMATYGDGVGNVDISALLAFHRSHGKLATMTAVRPPSRFGEIELAGEQVEAFNEKPQASGGWINGGFFVLEPAVFDYIPGDTTPFEREPLDALAREGQLAAYRHEGFWQPMDTLREKQLLEALWEAGKAPWKVWSDEPQEVALR; from the coding sequence ATGAAGACCATCATCCTGGCCGGGGGGCTCGGCACGCGCCTGTCCGAAGAGACCGTCTCCCGGCCCAAGCCGATGATCGAAATAGGCGGCATGCCCATCCTGTGGCACATCATGCAGGTCTATGCGGCGCACGGTTTCCGCGAGTTCTGCGTCGCCCTGGGCTACAAGGGCCACGTCATCAAGGAGTTCTTCCTCGACTACTACCGGCATTCCAACGACCTCACGGTCGACCTGGCCACGGGCGAGGTCATGACTCACCGGCGCCAGACCCTCGACTGGCGGGTATCGCTGGTGGACACCGGCCAGGAGACGCAGACCGGCGGGCGCATCAGGCGCATGCGCGCGCATGTGGGAGGCGAGACGTTCATGGCGACCTACGGCGACGGCGTCGGCAACGTCGACATCTCGGCGCTCCTGGCGTTCCATCGCTCGCACGGCAAGCTCGCGACGATGACGGCCGTCCGGCCGCCGTCCCGCTTCGGCGAGATAGAACTCGCCGGGGAGCAGGTAGAGGCCTTCAACGAGAAGCCCCAGGCGTCGGGCGGCTGGATCAACGGCGGCTTCTTCGTGCTGGAACCCGCGGTCTTCGACTACATCCCGGGCGACACGACGCCCTTCGAGCGCGAACCCCTCGATGCGCTCGCCCGCGAGGGGCAACTGGCGGCCTACCGCCACGAGGGCTTCTGGCAACCGATGGACACGCTGCGCGAGAAGCAACTCCTCGAGGCGCTCTGGGAAGCGGGCAAGGCGCCGTGGAAGGTCTGGAGCGACGAGCCCCAGGAGGTGGCGCTGCGATGA
- a CDS encoding glycosyltransferase family 2 protein → MKRISVITPCYNEEQNIAELHARIRSAMAQCPEYDWEHILIDNASSDGSVAVLRDLAASEPRVKVILNVRNFGHIRSPYHALLQASGDAAVMMASDLQDPPELIPEFLSRWEEGYRVVLAVKEESEESPLFFAIRSTYYKLIERISDVRITKNATGFGLYDRRVVDILREIRDPYPYFRGLVADLGFESAKVPFRQPARKRGITKNNLYTLYDIGMLGITYHSKVPIRIAAMAGFALAMLSLLAAIGYLVYKLIFWYQFPVGQAPVLVGMFFFASVQLFFIGILGEYIGAIHTQVLNRPLVIERERINFDAQPAVASPGVAIAKTQDRSRA, encoded by the coding sequence GTGAAGCGCATCTCGGTGATCACGCCCTGCTACAACGAAGAGCAGAACATCGCCGAACTCCATGCCCGCATCCGGTCGGCCATGGCGCAGTGTCCCGAGTACGACTGGGAGCACATCCTCATCGACAACGCGTCCTCCGACGGGTCGGTGGCCGTGCTGCGCGACCTGGCGGCCTCCGAGCCGCGAGTGAAGGTGATCCTCAACGTCCGCAACTTCGGCCACATCCGATCGCCCTACCACGCGCTGTTGCAGGCCAGCGGCGACGCCGCCGTGATGATGGCGTCCGACCTGCAGGACCCGCCGGAGCTCATTCCCGAGTTCCTTTCCCGGTGGGAAGAGGGGTACCGCGTGGTCCTGGCGGTGAAGGAAGAGAGCGAGGAGTCGCCCCTGTTCTTCGCGATCCGCTCGACCTACTACAAGCTCATCGAGCGGATCTCCGACGTCCGCATAACAAAGAACGCCACGGGCTTCGGCCTCTACGACCGGCGCGTCGTCGACATCCTGCGCGAGATCCGCGACCCATACCCCTACTTCCGCGGCCTGGTGGCGGATCTGGGCTTCGAGAGCGCCAAGGTGCCGTTCCGGCAGCCGGCGCGCAAGCGCGGCATCACGAAGAACAACCTTTACACCCTGTACGACATCGGGATGCTGGGCATCACCTACCACTCGAAGGTGCCCATCCGGATCGCCGCCATGGCCGGTTTCGCGCTGGCCATGCTCAGCTTGCTCGCGGCGATCGGCTACCTGGTCTACAAGCTCATCTTCTGGTACCAGTTTCCGGTCGGGCAGGCCCCGGTGCTGGTCGGGATGTTCTTCTTCGCCTCGGTGCAGTTGTTCTTCATCGGCATCCTGGGCGAGTACATCGGGGCCATCCACACCCAGGTGCTCAACCGCCCGCTCGTGATCGAACGCGAACGCATCAATTTCGACGCCCAGCCCGCGGTGGCCTCCCCGGGCGTCGCCATCGCCAAGACCCAAGACAGGAGCCGCGCATGA
- a CDS encoding GtrA family protein, which yields MFDTRFLKFLAVGVLNTLFGYSLYALLVFIGLDVALAILLGTILGVLFNFKTTGTLVFGSRDNRRLIRFIGVYALLYVVNVASVKLLMGAGLNSYLAGAVLLAPMAILAFLLNRKLVFAQERP from the coding sequence ATGTTCGATACGCGTTTTCTGAAGTTCCTGGCTGTTGGCGTCCTCAACACGCTTTTCGGCTACTCGCTCTACGCCTTGCTCGTCTTCATCGGGCTGGACGTGGCGCTGGCCATCCTCCTCGGCACGATTCTCGGCGTGCTGTTCAACTTCAAGACGACGGGCACGCTCGTATTCGGCAGCCGCGACAACCGCAGGCTTATCCGCTTCATCGGCGTGTACGCCCTGCTCTACGTCGTCAACGTCGCGAGCGTCAAGCTGTTGATGGGCGCCGGCCTCAACAGCTACCTGGCCGGCGCGGTGCTCCTGGCGCCCATGGCCATCCTCGCGTTCCTGCTCAACCGCAAACTCGTGTTCGCCCAGGAGCGCCCGTGA
- a CDS encoding FkbM family methyltransferase: MQKAAPASLAALLDRDVAAVREWERERFADLAGDAADRVVLFGAGNLGRKVVAGLLAAGRPPLAVADNNPALWGTTIGGVPVLSPEEAARRHGADAVFVVTIWSAGSRSRFADTATQLADLGCARVLPLAPLAWRYPHELLPHFALDLPHKVVAEREAVLAAADLWADERSRREYLAQVRWRLEGDFAALPPRSPELEYFPEDLIAMGAAEHFVDCGAYDGDTVKRFLSLCNGFERITAFEPDPRNFERLGAYVAELPPDTGGRIACIQAAVSDRRTRLDFFADGSAGASLAALTAQARPTVAVEAVLLDEALAEGPPPTYLKLDVEGAEAEALTGAAGLIRRHLPRLAVCVYHRQADLWRLPLQVRDLSDRYRFFLRAHSEGGFDVVCYAVAG, translated from the coding sequence ATGCAAAAGGCCGCTCCCGCCAGCCTGGCCGCGCTCCTCGACCGAGACGTCGCGGCCGTGCGCGAATGGGAACGCGAGCGCTTCGCCGACCTCGCGGGCGACGCGGCCGACCGCGTCGTGCTCTTCGGGGCCGGGAACCTCGGGCGGAAGGTCGTCGCCGGCCTTCTCGCGGCCGGCCGGCCGCCGCTCGCCGTCGCCGACAACAACCCGGCCCTGTGGGGTACGACCATCGGCGGCGTGCCGGTCCTCTCCCCCGAAGAGGCGGCCCGGCGCCACGGGGCGGACGCGGTGTTCGTCGTGACCATATGGTCGGCCGGCTCCCGGTCGCGCTTCGCCGATACGGCCACGCAGCTTGCCGACCTGGGCTGCGCCAGGGTGTTGCCCCTGGCTCCGCTCGCCTGGCGCTACCCTCATGAGCTGCTGCCGCACTTCGCCCTGGACCTGCCCCACAAGGTCGTGGCCGAGCGGGAGGCGGTGCTCGCCGCCGCCGACCTCTGGGCCGACGAGCGCTCGCGCCGCGAGTACCTGGCGCAGGTCCGGTGGCGCCTGGAGGGCGACTTCGCGGCCCTGCCCCCGCGATCGCCCGAACTCGAGTATTTCCCGGAGGACCTCATCGCCATGGGTGCCGCGGAACACTTCGTCGATTGCGGGGCCTACGACGGGGACACAGTGAAGCGCTTCCTGTCTCTCTGCAACGGCTTCGAGCGGATCACGGCCTTCGAACCCGACCCCCGGAATTTCGAACGGCTCGGCGCATACGTCGCGGAGTTGCCGCCGGACACCGGCGGGCGCATCGCCTGCATCCAGGCCGCCGTCTCGGATCGCCGCACGCGGCTCGACTTCTTCGCGGACGGTTCGGCCGGCGCGAGCCTCGCCGCCCTCACCGCCCAGGCCCGTCCGACCGTCGCGGTCGAAGCCGTCCTGCTGGACGAGGCCCTTGCGGAGGGCCCGCCGCCCACCTACCTCAAGCTGGACGTGGAGGGCGCCGAGGCCGAGGCCTTGACCGGCGCCGCGGGCCTCATCCGGCGGCACCTGCCGCGGCTGGCGGTCTGCGTCTATCACCGGCAGGCCGACCTCTGGCGCCTGCCGCTGCAGGTTCGGGACCTGTCGGATCGGTATCGTTTCTTCCTGCGCGCCCACTCGGAAGGCGGCTTCGACGTGGTCTGCTACGCGGTCGCCGGCTAG
- a CDS encoding glycosyltransferase family 2 protein, translating into MAAARILAIIPAYNEEATIAGTLAQLRVSLPDLDLLVINDGSRDGTSAAARAEGVAGVVDLPANLGIGGAVQTGFKYASRQGYDVAVQVDADGQHLGGEIAKLLGPVLAGEADVAIGSRFLAPGGYRSTALRRVGIGIFRLVNSLVVGQRITDNTSGFRAYNRRALAFLAEHYPTDFPEPEAVVLLDRNNFRLVEVPVAMRGRQGGSSSIGVMRAAYYMVKVLLAVVVNAFRAPVESRG; encoded by the coding sequence ATGGCGGCCGCTCGCATCCTGGCCATCATCCCGGCGTACAACGAAGAAGCGACGATCGCCGGCACGCTCGCGCAACTGCGCGTGAGCCTGCCGGATCTCGATCTGCTGGTGATCAACGACGGCTCGCGCGACGGGACCTCCGCGGCGGCGCGGGCCGAAGGGGTCGCGGGGGTCGTGGATCTGCCCGCAAACCTGGGCATCGGCGGCGCGGTGCAGACGGGGTTCAAGTACGCATCCCGCCAGGGCTACGACGTCGCGGTGCAGGTGGACGCCGACGGCCAGCACCTGGGCGGCGAGATTGCCAAGTTGCTGGGGCCGGTCCTGGCCGGCGAGGCCGACGTCGCGATAGGCTCGCGCTTCCTCGCGCCGGGCGGCTACCGCTCGACGGCGTTGCGACGCGTCGGCATCGGCATCTTCCGCCTGGTCAACTCGCTCGTCGTCGGGCAGCGCATCACGGACAACACGTCCGGCTTCCGCGCCTACAACAGGCGGGCCCTCGCCTTTCTCGCGGAGCACTACCCGACCGATTTCCCGGAGCCGGAGGCGGTGGTGCTGCTGGATCGAAACAACTTCCGCCTGGTCGAGGTGCCCGTGGCCATGCGGGGCCGGCAGGGCGGCAGTTCGTCCATCGGCGTGATGCGGGCCGCCTACTACATGGTCAAGGTCCTGCTGGCGGTCGTGGTCAACGCCTTCCGGGCGCCGGTCGAGAGCCGGGGCTAG
- a CDS encoding DUF2304 domain-containing protein, producing the protein MHTLKIQLLGIVGSLALLLLIFELLRKRKLREEYALLWLAGGAACLALAVFRDGMKWFAQALGIYYPPAAILLVLLAGAYLMLLHFSLVFSQQAERTKRLTQEVGLLKLEVERLRVAGPTDQVQEAADR; encoded by the coding sequence ATGCACACGCTGAAAATCCAGCTGCTGGGGATCGTCGGCAGCCTGGCGCTCCTGTTGCTCATCTTCGAGTTGCTGCGCAAGCGGAAGTTGCGCGAGGAGTACGCCCTCCTCTGGCTCGCGGGCGGCGCGGCCTGTCTGGCGCTCGCGGTGTTCCGCGACGGGATGAAATGGTTCGCCCAGGCCCTGGGCATCTACTACCCGCCCGCCGCCATCCTGCTCGTGCTACTGGCCGGCGCCTACCTGATGCTGCTGCACTTCTCGCTGGTCTTCTCCCAGCAGGCGGAGCGCACCAAGCGCCTGACGCAGGAAGTCGGCCTGCTCAAGCTGGAAGTCGAACGCCTGCGAGTCGCCGGGCCTACCGACCAGGTCCAAGAGGCCGCGGACCGCTGA
- a CDS encoding glycosyltransferase family 2 protein, whose translation MPDSRQPNQASAAPGERPAGDVTVSVVVLNFNGLAYLPECLASLEGQTFRDFEVVVADNGSTDGSAAWLRAHAAAHTLLLLERNLGFAAGNNAALDHARGRLIVFLNNDTRVDPDWLAHLVAAAGEHPEAGMFGSQIRSYDKPEILDTVGITVYRDGMSRGLGRLQPAALYDEPLEIFAPSGCAAMYRREVLDAVGPFDPAFFAYCEDMDLGMRARLAGWTCRYVPAARVYHHYSGTTGKYSPLKAFLVERNHLWLLIKLFPLRMIAASPWYTLKRYALQAYGVFSGKGAAGRFASEFPAYKLVGILIRAYWETLLALPRLLRERRSARGLVRVPRREILGWFDRFGITATELAMRD comes from the coding sequence ATGCCCGACAGCCGGCAACCGAACCAGGCCTCCGCCGCGCCGGGCGAGAGGCCCGCGGGCGACGTCACGGTCTCGGTCGTCGTCCTGAACTTCAACGGCCTGGCCTACCTGCCCGAATGCCTCGCGTCGCTGGAAGGCCAGACGTTTCGCGACTTCGAGGTCGTGGTCGCCGACAACGGCTCCACCGACGGCTCGGCCGCCTGGCTACGCGCGCATGCCGCCGCGCACACCCTGTTGCTCCTGGAGCGCAATCTCGGCTTCGCGGCGGGCAACAACGCCGCACTGGACCATGCCCGCGGCCGCCTGATCGTGTTCCTCAACAACGACACCCGCGTGGATCCCGACTGGCTGGCGCACCTGGTGGCGGCGGCCGGAGAGCATCCCGAGGCCGGCATGTTCGGCTCGCAGATCCGGTCGTACGACAAGCCGGAAATCCTCGACACGGTGGGCATCACGGTCTACCGCGACGGCATGTCGCGCGGCCTGGGGCGGTTGCAGCCGGCCGCGCTGTACGACGAGCCGCTCGAGATCTTCGCCCCCAGCGGCTGCGCGGCCATGTACCGGCGGGAAGTGCTCGATGCGGTGGGCCCGTTCGATCCGGCGTTCTTCGCCTACTGCGAGGACATGGACCTGGGCATGAGGGCGCGGCTGGCGGGCTGGACCTGCCGGTACGTGCCGGCAGCCCGCGTGTACCACCACTATTCGGGCACGACCGGCAAGTACTCGCCGCTCAAGGCCTTTCTGGTCGAACGCAACCATCTATGGCTGCTGATCAAGCTGTTTCCGCTGCGCATGATCGCGGCGAGCCCCTGGTACACCCTCAAGCGGTATGCGCTCCAGGCCTACGGCGTCTTCTCGGGCAAGGGCGCGGCCGGCCGGTTCGCGAGCGAGTTTCCGGCCTACAAGCTCGTCGGCATCCTGATTCGCGCCTACTGGGAGACGCTCCTGGCGCTGCCGCGCCTGCTGCGCGAGCGACGCTCCGCACGCGGCCTGGTGCGGGTGCCGCGTCGCGAGATCCTGGGCTGGTTCGACCGCTTCGGCATCACGGCCACCGAACTGGCGATGCGGGACTGA
- a CDS encoding flippase-like domain-containing protein yields the protein MLAALRVALSIGLLAAVLAVAGPGRIRDALVRADWRWVALAAALWLAVQWLNVAKWALLARSQGLLVEFRDLLAAYFVGMFFNTFLPSGFGGDVARAYRLARLTGKGTGAAAAINVAIDRGTSLYALILLAAAATLAARPEWRLVPLWAALGLAVAGGLALAWFLRADGRALAGALFISLVFQALAVVLHYCLVRAMGIGADFAYVCVFFPILALAASLPITINGLAVREGGFAFFLGRVGAAPADAVAVGLLSLALLLASGAAGAVLVMRNRGARPAPEAA from the coding sequence ATGCTGGCGGCTCTGCGCGTCGCGCTCTCGATCGGCTTGCTGGCCGCCGTGCTCGCAGTCGCCGGCCCTGGCCGTATCCGGGACGCCCTGGTGCGGGCGGACTGGCGCTGGGTGGCGCTCGCGGCCGCCCTGTGGCTCGCGGTGCAATGGCTTAACGTGGCCAAGTGGGCGCTCCTGGCGCGATCGCAGGGCCTGCTGGTCGAGTTCCGGGACCTGCTCGCGGCCTACTTCGTGGGCATGTTCTTCAACACGTTTCTCCCGTCGGGGTTCGGCGGCGACGTGGCGCGGGCGTACCGCCTGGCGCGACTGACGGGCAAGGGTACCGGCGCGGCCGCCGCGATCAACGTGGCCATCGATCGCGGGACGTCGCTCTACGCCTTGATCCTGCTGGCGGCCGCCGCGACGCTCGCGGCCCGGCCGGAGTGGCGCCTGGTACCGCTGTGGGCGGCCCTGGGCCTCGCAGTGGCCGGAGGCCTCGCGCTCGCCTGGTTCCTCCGGGCCGACGGGCGCGCGCTGGCCGGCGCGCTCTTCATCAGCCTGGTCTTCCAGGCCCTGGCGGTGGTCCTGCACTACTGCCTCGTGCGCGCGATGGGCATCGGCGCCGATTTCGCGTACGTCTGCGTGTTCTTCCCGATCCTGGCCCTGGCCGCCAGCTTGCCGATCACGATCAACGGCCTCGCGGTGCGCGAGGGTGGCTTCGCATTCTTCCTCGGGCGCGTCGGGGCGGCGCCGGCCGACGCGGTCGCGGTCGGCCTGCTCAGCCTGGCCCTGCTCCTGGCCTCGGGCGCGGCCGGCGCGGTGCTGGTCATGCGGAATCGCGGCGCCAGGCCGGCGCCGGAGGCGGCATGA
- a CDS encoding methyltransferase domain-containing protein, translating into MTCPLCRSDGAREILSIPDPLAAARRFDLLRCAACRHVYVSPVPADLGAYYPGTYWSGDRPATLASRAEAAYRAALLALDVRRIASHAPRGARVLDVGCGSGDLAASLARAGFAVTGVEVAPDAAEAARRRHGLDVRTGTLAAADFPAGSFDVAVVWHVLEHVPDPAGLLADVARVLRPGGVAIVQVPNFGSIQAGVFGARWFALDVPRHLHHFTPATLARTLEAAGFQAGAVKHGSLRHDPVILASSLWPALGPHAMERAGAAAKAAYLGLTWLAAPLTLVERACRRGAVITIAGSRPVRAEVQ; encoded by the coding sequence ATGACCTGCCCGCTGTGCCGATCGGACGGCGCGCGCGAAATCCTGTCCATCCCGGATCCGCTGGCTGCCGCCCGCCGCTTCGACCTGCTGCGGTGCGCCGCGTGCCGCCACGTCTACGTCAGCCCGGTGCCGGCGGACCTCGGCGCCTACTACCCGGGCACCTACTGGAGCGGCGATCGGCCGGCCACGCTGGCCAGCCGGGCCGAAGCCGCCTATCGCGCAGCGCTGCTGGCGCTCGACGTGCGCCGCATCGCCAGCCACGCGCCGCGCGGGGCGCGGGTGCTGGACGTCGGCTGCGGATCCGGCGACCTGGCGGCGAGCCTGGCTCGCGCGGGCTTCGCCGTCACGGGGGTCGAGGTCGCTCCGGACGCCGCGGAGGCGGCGCGGCGCCGGCACGGCCTCGACGTGCGCACGGGCACCCTCGCGGCGGCCGACTTTCCCGCCGGATCCTTCGACGTGGCGGTGGTCTGGCACGTCCTCGAGCATGTGCCGGATCCTGCCGGCCTCCTGGCCGACGTGGCCCGGGTGCTGCGGCCGGGCGGAGTCGCGATCGTGCAGGTTCCCAACTTCGGCAGCATCCAGGCCGGGGTGTTCGGGGCGCGCTGGTTCGCCCTCGACGTGCCGCGCCACCTGCACCACTTCACGCCCGCGACGCTGGCGCGGACCCTGGAAGCGGCCGGTTTCCAGGCAGGAGCCGTCAAGCATGGGTCGCTGCGTCACGACCCGGTGATCCTGGCTAGCAGCTTGTGGCCCGCCCTGGGGCCGCATGCCATGGAGCGCGCCGGCGCGGCGGCGAAGGCGGCCTACCTCGGGCTCACCTGGCTGGCCGCCCCGCTCACGCTGGTCGAAAGGGCTTGCCGGCGCGGGGCGGTCATCACGATCGCGGGGAGCCGTCCCGTTCGCGCGGAGGTGCAATGA
- a CDS encoding glycosyltransferase family 2 protein — MPVPGLSVVVPAFNEAARLPRTLTEMLGFLAPSGRDFEILVVDDGSADDTAGVIEEFAAIDARVRLIRFDRNHGKGFAVKAGVAQARGDQVLYADADGSTPFGEIAKLERALAEGAEIAMGTRAARREAQQVRARWYRKFIGGIFNGLVAMLVIKGHSDTQCGFKLLRAPVANSLFPRLRLDGFAFDVELLAIARQDGVAVREVAIDWAHQPGSKINLLTDSLRMARDLLAIRWGLQVGVYVPRGAATAVIAPPRERDGSPRS, encoded by the coding sequence GTGCCGGTGCCGGGCCTTTCGGTCGTAGTCCCGGCCTTCAACGAGGCGGCGCGCCTGCCCAGGACTCTGACCGAGATGCTGGGATTCCTGGCGCCGTCGGGCCGCGACTTCGAGATCCTGGTGGTGGACGACGGTTCGGCCGACGACACGGCCGGCGTGATCGAGGAGTTCGCGGCCATCGACGCGCGCGTGCGGCTCATCCGGTTCGACCGGAACCACGGGAAGGGTTTCGCCGTGAAGGCCGGGGTCGCGCAGGCGCGGGGCGACCAGGTCCTCTATGCCGACGCCGACGGGTCGACGCCGTTCGGCGAGATCGCCAAGCTGGAGCGCGCCCTCGCCGAGGGCGCGGAGATAGCCATGGGGACGCGGGCCGCGCGCCGCGAAGCGCAGCAGGTCAGGGCCAGGTGGTACCGGAAGTTCATCGGCGGCATCTTCAACGGCCTGGTGGCCATGCTGGTGATCAAGGGCCACTCGGACACCCAATGCGGCTTCAAGCTCCTGCGCGCGCCGGTCGCGAACTCCCTGTTTCCGCGACTCCGGCTGGACGGCTTCGCATTCGACGTGGAGCTCCTGGCGATCGCCCGCCAGGACGGCGTCGCGGTCAGGGAGGTGGCGATCGACTGGGCCCACCAGCCTGGCAGCAAGATCAACCTCCTGACCGATTCGCTGCGCATGGCCCGCGACCTCCTCGCCATTCGGTGGGGCCTCCAGGTGGGGGTCTACGTCCCCCGCGGCGCGGCGACCGCCGTCATTGCACCTCCGCGCGAACGGGACGGCTCCCCGCGATCGTGA
- the rfbD gene encoding dTDP-4-dehydrorhamnose reductase, with amino-acid sequence MRVYVSGLSGMLGHSLASELPDLGHSVAGCGVIERSSTALPGASEYEEFVFRSWDDFPTLLGQVAASRAEVLIHAAAYTQVDKAEECEDAALVVNGVFAQAAARACEELGIDLVYLSTDYVFDGAAGRPYREGDTPNPLGAYGRTKLAGELAARRIPRHYVVRTSWLFGEHGPNFVTTILRAARERPELRVVADQHGCPTYAADLARALGRLILTRRYGTYHLTNAGVTTWCDFAREIVGRAGLATPVHPQSTAEAGRPAPRPAFAPLDNANWRAAGESPLPPWQDALARFLVRSGLV; translated from the coding sequence TTGAGAGTCTACGTCTCCGGCCTCTCCGGCATGCTGGGCCATTCCCTGGCCAGCGAGCTTCCGGATCTCGGCCATTCGGTCGCGGGTTGCGGCGTGATCGAACGGTCGAGCACGGCGCTGCCGGGCGCCTCCGAGTATGAGGAATTCGTATTCCGATCCTGGGACGATTTCCCGACTCTGCTGGGCCAGGTGGCGGCGTCCCGGGCCGAAGTGCTGATCCACGCCGCCGCCTACACGCAGGTGGACAAGGCCGAGGAATGCGAGGACGCGGCCCTGGTGGTCAACGGCGTCTTCGCGCAGGCTGCGGCGCGGGCCTGCGAAGAACTCGGGATCGACCTGGTCTATCTGAGCACCGACTACGTGTTCGACGGCGCCGCCGGCCGGCCCTATCGCGAGGGCGACACGCCCAACCCCCTCGGCGCGTACGGGCGCACCAAGCTCGCCGGCGAACTCGCTGCCCGCCGGATCCCGCGCCATTACGTGGTGCGCACCTCCTGGCTCTTCGGCGAGCACGGTCCCAACTTCGTCACGACCATCCTGCGCGCCGCCAGGGAGCGGCCCGAATTGCGGGTGGTCGCCGACCAGCACGGCTGTCCGACCTACGCGGCGGATCTGGCGCGCGCCCTCGGGCGCCTGATCCTGACCCGGCGCTACGGCACGTACCACCTGACCAACGCCGGGGTGACGACCTGGTGCGACTTCGCCCGCGAGATCGTCGGCCGGGCCGGTCTGGCCACGCCGGTGCACCCCCAGTCGACCGCCGAGGCCGGGCGGCCTGCGCCGCGCCCGGCCTTCGCGCCGCTGGACAACGCCAATTGGCGTGCCGCCGGCGAGTCGCCGCTGCCGCCGTGGCAGGACGCCCTGGCGCGGTTCCTGGTACGATCGGGCCTCGTATGA